The following proteins come from a genomic window of Dromaius novaehollandiae isolate bDroNov1 unplaced genomic scaffold, bDroNov1.hap1 HAP1_SCAFFOLD_27, whole genome shotgun sequence:
- the LOC135326371 gene encoding olfactory receptor 14A16-like translates to LHYGTLMGSRACVRMAAAAWASGFLNALLHTANTFSIPLCQGNTVDQFFCEIPQILKLSCSDAYLTEVGLIVVTLCLAFGCFIFIVLSYVQIFTVMLRIPSEQGQHKAFSMCLPHLAVVSLFVSTGMFAYLKPPSLCSPALDLVVTVLYSVVPPAVNPLIYSMRNKELKEALRILVQWVQCQHQ, encoded by the coding sequence ctgcactacgggaccctcatgggcagcagagcttgtgtcagaatggcagcagctgcctgggccagtggttttctcaatgctctcctacacactgctaatacattttcaataccactctgccaaggcaacacagtggaccagttcttctgtgagattccccagatcctcaagctctcctgctcagacgcctacctcacgGAAGTGGGTCTTATTGTGGTTACTctttgtttagcctttgggtgtttcattttcattgtgctgtcctacgtgcagatcttcacagtcatgctgaggatcccctctgagcagggccagcacaaagccttttccatgtgcctcccgcacctggctgtcgtctccctgtttgtcagcactggcatgtttgcctacctgaagcccccttccctctgctccccagctctggacctggtggtgactgttctgtactcggtggtgcctccagcagtgaaccccctcatctacagcatgaggaacaaggagctcaaggaggcactaaGGATACTGGTTCAATGGgtccaatgtcagcaccaataa